The Aureispira anguillae genome contains a region encoding:
- a CDS encoding methyltransferase, whose amino-acid sequence MSKRMSALEAKYEAQKIAFAPIYFHAAVSLKELGILDVIARSRTGLFLEEIIEQTKLSEYGVKVLLEAGSCIDLVEQTEEGKYLVTTVGRFIRSDRMTEVNMNFAKDVCYEGLTNLKESIVTGKPEGLKVFGDWPTVYEGLSQLPEQVKKSWFEFDHFYSDDAFPHALELVFKEPVKTLFDIGGNTGKWAKACCEYNSEVKVKMLDLPGQLNVAKENIAKETYSDRVSYFEIDLLDDQQAIPKGADTVWMSQFLDCFGSDEILSILQRVYEAVDDQAFVYILEPFWDNQRFPASEFCLVGTSLYFTCIANGNSKMYHSEEMKKMSVDTGFEVVDTFELIGDSYHTLLKLRKRN is encoded by the coding sequence ATGTCTAAACGAATGTCTGCTTTGGAAGCAAAGTATGAAGCACAGAAAATTGCATTTGCACCTATTTACTTTCATGCTGCTGTCTCACTCAAAGAGTTGGGTATACTAGATGTCATTGCTAGGTCAAGAACAGGGCTTTTTTTGGAAGAAATCATTGAGCAAACAAAATTATCAGAATATGGGGTCAAGGTTTTATTAGAAGCGGGGTCTTGTATTGATTTGGTAGAACAAACAGAAGAAGGCAAATACTTAGTAACTACAGTAGGGCGTTTTATTCGTTCGGATAGAATGACAGAGGTGAATATGAATTTTGCGAAGGATGTTTGTTATGAAGGGCTAACGAATCTAAAGGAGTCAATTGTTACAGGGAAACCTGAGGGGCTAAAAGTTTTTGGGGATTGGCCAACGGTTTATGAAGGGTTGTCTCAATTGCCTGAGCAGGTAAAAAAATCTTGGTTTGAATTTGATCATTTTTATTCAGACGATGCGTTCCCACATGCTTTGGAGTTGGTGTTTAAAGAACCTGTTAAAACCTTGTTTGATATTGGTGGTAATACTGGAAAATGGGCAAAAGCGTGTTGTGAATACAACAGCGAAGTAAAGGTTAAAATGCTCGACTTGCCTGGGCAGTTGAATGTTGCCAAAGAAAATATAGCCAAAGAAACATATAGCGATAGGGTCAGTTATTTTGAAATTGATTTATTAGACGATCAACAAGCGATTCCTAAAGGAGCAGATACGGTTTGGATGAGTCAGTTTTTGGACTGCTTTGGCTCAGATGAAATTTTATCTATCTTGCAACGAGTATATGAAGCAGTTGACGACCAGGCTTTTGTCTATATTTTAGAGCCTTTTTGGGACAATCAACGATTCCCTGCTAGTGAGTTCTGCTTGGTAGGAACTTCTCTTTATTTTACTTGCATTGCCAATGGAAATAGTAAGATGTATCATTCTGAAGAAATGAAAAAAATGTCCGTAGATACTGGTTTTGAAGTGGTTGATACGTTTGAATTGATTGGAGATTCCTATCATACTTTATTAAAACTCAGAAAAAGAAACTAA
- a CDS encoding T9SS type B sorting domain-containing protein, giving the protein MLFRLIVLAISLGFCIPTFAQPSNDDCHNAITLPISSNWCSAVGAYTNVNATPSNFPPAPCFGNTGGDVWFRFTAVGTDLNITIIGDQAPSAGGSLQRPQVALYSGTCTSSGGNLSLWQCRSATGVNNIVDLYKGALVIGQSYLIRVQGNFNNTGTFQICAQNYNAPALPGSDCNTASVLCDKSSFVVQSVVGAGNDPDEAASSCLGGLGGNSESNSTWFKWTCDQAGSLSFTLTPNNPSDDLDFVLYELPNGINNCAGKNILRCMAAGESLNNYPSPCHGPTGLNFTATDVTETSGCALGQDNWLSAVNLIAGRSYALVVNNFSATGNGFQMDFGGTATFQGPTADFTVNNPPNGCASETWTFTDNSSFAFGNLTAWSWTFGTGASPATANTQGPHQVTYNTPGQKSVVLSVETNEGCLVTHVVLIQVDSCCQTVNALQYTTAATDVLCRDNPNGTVNVTPSTTHLTPYSYRWSTGNTNSSLNNLLVGNYSVTISNGICNSIDTLSVGGPPPWELTDSITRPTCDGGTDGAIQVLTANGSNGAPYQYNWNNTGFNSNASYTNLSNGVYSLVLQDAQGCDTTISYTVHELELELDSIGSGIIHPSCHGYSDGSIQVAGQNGLAPYSYIWNHNATGAFLYNLPAGTYYLDTIWDANRCRNWAPFSFTLTAPDSIQIVLDSVSVSCTGNPDGQLIPIVTGGTYAYQYQWSNFQQDSMATHLGAGNYNLTVTDAHNCTKTIAASLTEPPLLKVDYEVRDVSCYGYSNGLIRIKGQGGTPDPNGLYTYSMSPNNFSALDSFEVAAGTSYSLYVQDAAGCIANYSPVVVNEPDLLIVDAGPDTTIQLGDHFDVEAQLSFFDYYDYQWSINTGDIACPTCRKTSIQPVEDQKYYSILVTTAAGCTATDSLLVTVEKERNLFIPNAFSPNGDGNNDYHDVYTGEDVYQIKKYLVFDRWGNMVCNKQNIPRHWKNFGWDGRFRGQDMQTGVYVYMIEVEFIDGVIVRYSGDLSLFN; this is encoded by the coding sequence ATGCTATTTCGTTTAATTGTTTTGGCAATAAGTCTGGGATTCTGTATCCCTACATTCGCCCAACCCTCCAATGATGATTGTCACAACGCTATTACGCTGCCCATAAGTAGCAATTGGTGTTCTGCTGTTGGAGCTTATACCAATGTAAATGCTACGCCATCCAATTTTCCTCCTGCTCCTTGTTTTGGTAATACGGGTGGTGATGTTTGGTTTCGTTTTACGGCAGTAGGAACCGATCTAAATATTACGATTATTGGAGATCAAGCGCCTAGTGCTGGCGGTAGTTTGCAACGCCCTCAGGTTGCCTTATATTCAGGAACTTGCACCAGCTCAGGAGGTAATCTATCCCTATGGCAATGTAGAAGTGCCACAGGCGTAAATAACATTGTAGATCTATACAAGGGAGCCTTAGTTATTGGACAAAGCTATCTCATCCGAGTGCAAGGCAATTTTAATAATACAGGAACTTTTCAAATTTGCGCACAAAATTACAATGCCCCTGCCCTTCCTGGTTCTGACTGTAATACAGCCTCTGTACTCTGTGACAAGTCGTCTTTTGTTGTACAAAGTGTTGTAGGAGCAGGAAATGATCCTGATGAGGCAGCAAGTAGTTGTCTAGGAGGCTTGGGTGGCAACTCTGAGTCCAATTCAACTTGGTTCAAATGGACTTGTGACCAAGCAGGCTCTTTAAGTTTTACCCTAACGCCGAACAACCCTTCTGATGATTTGGATTTTGTTTTGTATGAATTGCCCAATGGAATTAACAATTGTGCAGGCAAAAATATTTTGCGTTGTATGGCAGCAGGAGAATCGCTCAACAATTACCCCAGCCCTTGCCATGGTCCAACAGGTCTAAATTTTACCGCAACCGATGTCACCGAAACTTCTGGTTGTGCCTTAGGGCAAGACAATTGGCTTTCGGCAGTTAATCTGATTGCAGGAAGAAGCTATGCGTTGGTCGTCAATAATTTTTCGGCAACAGGGAATGGCTTTCAAATGGATTTTGGTGGAACGGCTACTTTTCAAGGCCCTACGGCAGACTTTACAGTGAATAATCCGCCCAACGGCTGCGCCAGTGAAACATGGACGTTTACGGATAATTCTAGTTTTGCATTTGGCAACTTAACCGCATGGTCTTGGACCTTTGGTACGGGGGCTAGCCCTGCTACTGCCAATACGCAGGGACCGCACCAAGTAACCTATAATACCCCTGGTCAAAAATCGGTGGTTTTATCGGTCGAAACCAATGAGGGCTGCTTGGTGACTCATGTTGTCCTCATCCAAGTTGATTCTTGTTGCCAAACCGTGAATGCCTTACAATATACCACCGCTGCCACGGATGTATTGTGCCGAGACAATCCAAACGGAACGGTCAATGTTACACCTAGCACAACCCATTTAACGCCCTATTCTTATCGTTGGTCCACAGGAAATACCAACAGCAGTTTAAATAACCTCTTAGTTGGAAATTATAGCGTGACCATCTCAAATGGCATTTGTAATAGCATTGATACCTTAAGCGTTGGCGGGCCTCCTCCTTGGGAACTAACGGACAGTATTACTCGTCCAACCTGTGATGGCGGTACAGACGGTGCCATTCAGGTATTAACCGCCAATGGTTCTAATGGAGCCCCATATCAATACAATTGGAACAATACAGGTTTTAACAGCAATGCTTCTTATACGAATCTCTCAAATGGTGTTTATAGTCTTGTATTGCAAGATGCACAAGGTTGCGATACTACTATTAGCTATACCGTACACGAATTAGAGCTCGAATTGGATTCTATAGGATCTGGAATTATTCACCCTAGCTGTCACGGCTATTCAGATGGCAGTATACAAGTAGCAGGGCAAAATGGTCTAGCACCTTATTCTTATATTTGGAATCACAATGCAACAGGTGCTTTTCTCTATAATTTGCCCGCAGGTACTTATTATTTAGATACGATTTGGGATGCCAATCGTTGCCGAAATTGGGCTCCCTTTTCCTTCACCTTAACGGCTCCTGATTCTATTCAAATTGTTCTGGATAGTGTTTCGGTAAGTTGTACGGGCAACCCTGACGGGCAACTCATTCCAATCGTTACAGGAGGCACCTATGCTTATCAATATCAATGGTCTAATTTTCAGCAAGACTCTATGGCTACTCATTTAGGGGCAGGGAATTATAACTTAACAGTAACCGATGCGCATAATTGCACTAAAACCATCGCTGCATCCTTGACAGAGCCTCCCTTACTAAAGGTTGATTATGAAGTTCGAGATGTCAGTTGTTATGGTTATTCCAATGGCTTAATTCGTATAAAAGGACAAGGAGGAACCCCCGACCCTAATGGGCTTTATACTTATTCTATGAGCCCTAACAATTTTAGTGCGCTCGATAGTTTTGAAGTGGCAGCAGGTACTTCCTACAGCCTATATGTTCAAGATGCCGCAGGTTGCATTGCCAATTATAGTCCCGTTGTGGTTAATGAACCTGACCTATTAATCGTTGATGCAGGTCCTGACACAACCATCCAATTAGGCGACCATTTTGATGTTGAAGCACAGCTTAGTTTCTTTGATTACTACGATTATCAATGGTCTATCAATACAGGGGATATAGCCTGTCCTACTTGTCGCAAAACAAGCATTCAACCTGTAGAAGACCAAAAATATTATTCCATCTTAGTAACAACAGCAGCAGGTTGCACAGCAACAGATTCTTTATTAGTAACGGTAGAAAAAGAACGAAATTTGTTTATTCCTAATGCCTTTTCGCCCAATGGAGATGGAAACAATGATTATCACGATGTTTATACGGGCGAAGATGTCTATCAAATTAAGAAATACTTAGTTTTTGATCGTTGGGGGAACATGGTTTGTAACAAACAAAATATTCCTAGACATTGGAAAAACTTTGGTTGGGATGGTAGATTTAGAGGGCAAGATATGCAAACAGGTGTTTACGTTTATATGATTGAGGTAGAATTTATTGATGGTGTAATTGTTCGCTATTCTGGAGACTTGTCTTTGTTTAATTGA